A single region of the Salvia miltiorrhiza cultivar Shanhuang (shh) chromosome 8, IMPLAD_Smil_shh, whole genome shotgun sequence genome encodes:
- the LOC131001791 gene encoding uncharacterized protein LOC131001791 isoform X3: MGKNKSMKGGGENQQSPSTIFVANLPFSLTNAQLEEAFSDVGPIRRCFMVMKKGSTEHRGFGYVQFAVVEDANRAIELKNGSTLGGRKIVAKLATHRAPLEQRRAKENQGLVSQPEEAVQTKDDKAAETAVAEKPDKTPSIKEKGEAREKRKRKDISTATPGEAKISEKQRVAKTVIFGSLLDNDMAEEVHRLAREIGTVCSVTYPLPEGELQHHGLAQDGCKMNASSVLYTSVKSARECVAALHQKEIQGRSVWARQLGGEGSKTQKWKLIVRNLPFKAKVAEIREMFGAVGFVWDVVIPKNPETGSSKGFAFVKFTSKQDAEKAIQNLNGKKFGKRPIAVDWAVSKKIYASGNDTATATGDGKEDDDGSSSESEDNDVEPLRKSEVDSDNSADESDSFDKDESKSEIDFEEEAEITKSVLQNIISSSSGNIADGDDSGLSKGNIDKSMPVESKSSDASDTTAATIMSVIEEKPKITKPQGEEELQRTIFISNLPFDITVEEVKQRFSAFGGVETFMLVLHPVTKRPRGTGFLKFTTTDAVSAALSAANTVAGLGILIKGRPVKVLKALDKKTANDKALEKAKKEDGDHRNVYLAKEGYIMEGMPAAVGVSASDMSKRKKLHEDKMSKLQSPNFRVSKTRLIVYNVPKTKNERDLKKLFMDAVISRATKQKPIIRQIKILKDSKDRKEGEKIRPRGVAFLEFTEHQHALVALRVLNNNPDIFGPEHRPIVEFALDNVQKLKLRAEKLQAQQLQGPHDLGRGGSIANSNSRIHKSRDGDASLKRTYDNKRGELENKRSEGMVAEEGGNKRQKGPRKDAKSRVSPAVMKKPNLQVSDQRKGREAGGRKLIPSSTVSKKEGRDAGMPRKRMPLDQLERSTEGDGGERNRKRRKRSDPVGRDVTDKLDMLIEQYRSKFTGSSSTQSDGKKQGSKSLKRWFQS, from the exons ATGGGAAAAAACAAGAGCATGAAGGGTGGTGGTGAAAATCAGCAATCTCCTTCTACCATTTTCGTTGCGAATTTGCCATTTTCATTAACTAACGCTCAG TTGGAAGAAGCGTTCAGTGATGTCGGACCAATAAGACGATGCTTTATGGTTATGAAGAAGG GGTCCACTGAACATCGAGGATTTGGCTATGTTCAATT TGCTGTTGTTGAAGATGCTAATCGTGCCATTGAGCTGAAAAATGGTTCAACTCTTGGTGGTAGAAAGATTGTGGCTAAACTAGCTACACATCGTGCTCCTCTTGAGCAACGCCGAGCTAAAGAGAATCAAGGTCTTGTGA GTCAACCTGAGGAAGCTGTCCAAACAAAGGATGACAAAGCTGCTGAAACTGCAGTTGCAGAAAAACCGGATAAGACTCCAAGTATTAAAGAAAAAG GTGAGGCGagggagaaaagaaaaaggaaggaTATTTCAACTGCTACCCCCGGCGAAGCAAAAATATCTGAGAAACAAAG GGTTGCTAAGACTGTCATATTTGGTAGTCTCCTTGATAACGATATGGCCGAGGAAGTTCATCGTCTAGCAAGAGAGATTGGTACTGTATGCTCTGTCACTTACCCACTTCCAGAGGGAGAACTTCAACACCATG GGCTAGCTCAAGATGGATGCAAAATGAATGCCTCCTCTGTACTTTATACAAGTGTAAAATCAGCTCGTGAGTGTGTAGCAGCACTACATCAGAAAGAGATACAAGGGAGATCTGTTTGGGCACGCCAACTTGGTGGAGAG GGCTCTAAAACTCAGAAGTGGAAGCTTATTGTGAGAAATCTTCCATTCAAG GCTAAAGTAGCTGAGATAAGAGAGATGTTTGGTGCTGTAGGATTTGTATGGGATGTAGTTATTCCTAAAAATCCTGAGACTGG GTCATCCAAAGGATTCGCATTTGTTAAATTCACATCAAAGCAAGATGCAGAAAAA GCCATCCAAAACTTAAATGGGAAAAAATTTGGTAAAAGACCAATTGCTGTTGATTGGGCTGTTTCAAAAAAGATCTATGCTTCTGGCAATGATACTGCTACCGCCACAGGAGATG GGAAAGAGGACGATGACGGAAGCAGTAGCGAATCAGAGGACAATGATGTAGAACCATTGAGAAAATCAGAAGTGGATAGTGATAATTCTGCTGATGAGTCCGATTCCTTTGACAAGGATGAGAGTAAAAGTGAAATTGATTTCGAAGAAGAGGCAGAGATTACAAAAAGTGTACTTCAGAACATTATTTCTTCATCTTCTGGAAATATTGCTGATGGTGATGATTCAGGACTGTCAAAAGGAAACATTGATAAATCCATGCCAGTCGAGAGTAAGTCATCTGATGCTTCGGACACCACGGCTGCCACCATCATGAGTGTTATTGAAGAAAAACCTAAAATAACTAAGCCTCAAGGAGAAGAAGAGTTACAGAGAACAATTTTCATTAGCAATCTTCCTTTTGATATCACTGTCGAAGAAGTGAAACAACGTTTTTCTGCATTTGGTGGAGTGGAGACTTTTATGTTAGTTCTTCATCCAGTAACGAA GCGCCCAAGAGGAACTGGATTTCTCAAGTTTACAACAACAGATGCAGTCAGTGCTGCACTATCAGCAGCCAACACAGTAGCTGGTCTGGGGATCTTAATAAAAGGCCGACCAGTAAAAGTGCTGAAGGCTCTGGACAAAAAAACAGCTAATGATAAGGCACTGGAAAAGGCCAAGAAAGAGGATGGTGACCACCGCAATGTATACCTGGCTAAG GAGGGTTATATAATGGAAGGAATGCCTGCTGCAGTAGGAGTTTCAGCCAGTGATATGTCAAAAAGGAAGAA GTTGCACGAAGATAAGATGTCTAAGCTTCAATCTCCAAACTTCCGTGTATCAAAGACAAGGCTTATCGTATACAATGTGCCAAAGACTAAGAATGAAAGAGATTTGAAAAAGCTTTTTATGGATGCAGTAATTTCTCGTGCAACAAAGCAAAAGCCCATCATTCGACAG ATAAAGATCTTGAAGGATTCAAAAGACCGAAAAGAAGGTGAAAAAATTCGCCCACGTGGAGTGGCTTTCTTAGAGTTCACAGAGCATCAACATGCACTCGTGGCCCTGAGAGTTCTTAATAATAACCCTG ATATCTTCGGTCCTGAACATCGCCCCATTGTGGAGTTTGCACTAGATAACGTGCAGAAGCTGAAGCTTCGGGCAGAAAAGCTTCAAGCACAGCAACTGCAGGGTCCACACGAT TTAGGCAGAGGGGGTTCTATTGCAAACTCGAACTCAAGAATACACAAGTCTAGAGACGGAGATGCCTCATTGAAGAGGACTTACGATAACAAAAGAGGGGAATTGGAGAACAAACGCAGTGAAGGAATGGTGGCTGAGGAAGGCGGCAACAAAAGGCAGAAAGGTCCTAGAAAAGATGCAAAGAGCCGAGTTTCTCCGGCCGTGATGAAAAAGCCCAACTTGCAAGTTTCTGATCAGCGGAAAGGAAGAGAGGCTGGTGGTCGGAAGCTTATACCAAGCAGTACTGTGAGCAAGAAAGAAGGAAGAGATGCCGGCATGCCAAGAAAAAGGATGCCTCTTGATCAATTGGAACGATCTACAGAAGGTGATGGCGGTGAACGCAACAGGAAACGCAGGAAAAGAAGCGACCCAGTGGGGCGTGACGTCACGGATAAACTGGACATGCTGATTGAACAGTACAGATCCAAATTCACTGGAAGCAGTTCTACCCAATCTGATGGCAAAAAGCAGGGTTCCAAGAGTCTTAAAAGATGGTTTCAATCATAA
- the LOC131001791 gene encoding uncharacterized protein LOC131001791 isoform X2, which translates to MGKNKSMKGGGENQQSPSTIFVANLPFSLTNAQLEEAFSDVGPIRRCFMVMKKGSTEHRGFGYVQFAVVEDANRAIELKNGSTLGGRKIVAKLATHRAPLEQRRAKENQGQPEEAVQTKDDKAAETAVAEKPDKTPSIKEKGEAREKRKRKDISTATPGEAKISEKQRVAKTVIFGSLLDNDMAEEVHRLAREIGTVCSVTYPLPEGELQHHGLAQDGCKMNASSVLYTSVKSARECVAALHQKEIQGRSVWARQLGGEGSKTQKWKLIVRNLPFKAKVAEIREMFGAVGFVWDVVIPKNPETGSSKGFAFVKFTSKQDAEKAIQNLNGKKFGKRPIAVDWAVSKKIYASGNDTATATGDGKEDDDGSSSESEDNDVEPLRKSEVDSDNSADESDSFDKDESKSEIDFEEEAEITKSVLQNIISSSSGNIADGDDSGLSKGNIDKSMPVESKSSDASDTTAATIMSVIEEKPKITKPQGEEELQRTIFISNLPFDITVEEVKQRFSAFGGVETFMLVLHPVTKRPRGTGFLKFTTTDAVSAALSAANTVAGLGILIKGRPVKVLKALDKKTANDKALEKAKKEDGDHRNVYLAKEGYIMEGMPAAVGVSASDMSKRKKLHEDKMSKLQSPNFRVSKTRLIVYNVPKTKNERDLKKLFMDAVISRATKQKPIIRQIKILKDSKDRKEGEKIRPRGVAFLEFTEHQHALVALRVLNNNPDIFGPEHRPIVEFALDNVQKLKLRAEKLQAQQLQGPHDARGNFRQNDHLGRGGSIANSNSRIHKSRDGDASLKRTYDNKRGELENKRSEGMVAEEGGNKRQKGPRKDAKSRVSPAVMKKPNLQVSDQRKGREAGGRKLIPSSTVSKKEGRDAGMPRKRMPLDQLERSTEGDGGERNRKRRKRSDPVGRDVTDKLDMLIEQYRSKFTGSSSTQSDGKKQGSKSLKRWFQS; encoded by the exons ATGGGAAAAAACAAGAGCATGAAGGGTGGTGGTGAAAATCAGCAATCTCCTTCTACCATTTTCGTTGCGAATTTGCCATTTTCATTAACTAACGCTCAG TTGGAAGAAGCGTTCAGTGATGTCGGACCAATAAGACGATGCTTTATGGTTATGAAGAAGG GGTCCACTGAACATCGAGGATTTGGCTATGTTCAATT TGCTGTTGTTGAAGATGCTAATCGTGCCATTGAGCTGAAAAATGGTTCAACTCTTGGTGGTAGAAAGATTGTGGCTAAACTAGCTACACATCGTGCTCCTCTTGAGCAACGCCGAGCTAAAGAGAATCAAG GTCAACCTGAGGAAGCTGTCCAAACAAAGGATGACAAAGCTGCTGAAACTGCAGTTGCAGAAAAACCGGATAAGACTCCAAGTATTAAAGAAAAAG GTGAGGCGagggagaaaagaaaaaggaaggaTATTTCAACTGCTACCCCCGGCGAAGCAAAAATATCTGAGAAACAAAG GGTTGCTAAGACTGTCATATTTGGTAGTCTCCTTGATAACGATATGGCCGAGGAAGTTCATCGTCTAGCAAGAGAGATTGGTACTGTATGCTCTGTCACTTACCCACTTCCAGAGGGAGAACTTCAACACCATG GGCTAGCTCAAGATGGATGCAAAATGAATGCCTCCTCTGTACTTTATACAAGTGTAAAATCAGCTCGTGAGTGTGTAGCAGCACTACATCAGAAAGAGATACAAGGGAGATCTGTTTGGGCACGCCAACTTGGTGGAGAG GGCTCTAAAACTCAGAAGTGGAAGCTTATTGTGAGAAATCTTCCATTCAAG GCTAAAGTAGCTGAGATAAGAGAGATGTTTGGTGCTGTAGGATTTGTATGGGATGTAGTTATTCCTAAAAATCCTGAGACTGG GTCATCCAAAGGATTCGCATTTGTTAAATTCACATCAAAGCAAGATGCAGAAAAA GCCATCCAAAACTTAAATGGGAAAAAATTTGGTAAAAGACCAATTGCTGTTGATTGGGCTGTTTCAAAAAAGATCTATGCTTCTGGCAATGATACTGCTACCGCCACAGGAGATG GGAAAGAGGACGATGACGGAAGCAGTAGCGAATCAGAGGACAATGATGTAGAACCATTGAGAAAATCAGAAGTGGATAGTGATAATTCTGCTGATGAGTCCGATTCCTTTGACAAGGATGAGAGTAAAAGTGAAATTGATTTCGAAGAAGAGGCAGAGATTACAAAAAGTGTACTTCAGAACATTATTTCTTCATCTTCTGGAAATATTGCTGATGGTGATGATTCAGGACTGTCAAAAGGAAACATTGATAAATCCATGCCAGTCGAGAGTAAGTCATCTGATGCTTCGGACACCACGGCTGCCACCATCATGAGTGTTATTGAAGAAAAACCTAAAATAACTAAGCCTCAAGGAGAAGAAGAGTTACAGAGAACAATTTTCATTAGCAATCTTCCTTTTGATATCACTGTCGAAGAAGTGAAACAACGTTTTTCTGCATTTGGTGGAGTGGAGACTTTTATGTTAGTTCTTCATCCAGTAACGAA GCGCCCAAGAGGAACTGGATTTCTCAAGTTTACAACAACAGATGCAGTCAGTGCTGCACTATCAGCAGCCAACACAGTAGCTGGTCTGGGGATCTTAATAAAAGGCCGACCAGTAAAAGTGCTGAAGGCTCTGGACAAAAAAACAGCTAATGATAAGGCACTGGAAAAGGCCAAGAAAGAGGATGGTGACCACCGCAATGTATACCTGGCTAAG GAGGGTTATATAATGGAAGGAATGCCTGCTGCAGTAGGAGTTTCAGCCAGTGATATGTCAAAAAGGAAGAA GTTGCACGAAGATAAGATGTCTAAGCTTCAATCTCCAAACTTCCGTGTATCAAAGACAAGGCTTATCGTATACAATGTGCCAAAGACTAAGAATGAAAGAGATTTGAAAAAGCTTTTTATGGATGCAGTAATTTCTCGTGCAACAAAGCAAAAGCCCATCATTCGACAG ATAAAGATCTTGAAGGATTCAAAAGACCGAAAAGAAGGTGAAAAAATTCGCCCACGTGGAGTGGCTTTCTTAGAGTTCACAGAGCATCAACATGCACTCGTGGCCCTGAGAGTTCTTAATAATAACCCTG ATATCTTCGGTCCTGAACATCGCCCCATTGTGGAGTTTGCACTAGATAACGTGCAGAAGCTGAAGCTTCGGGCAGAAAAGCTTCAAGCACAGCAACTGCAGGGTCCACACGATGCTAGAGGGAATTTTCGGCAAAATGATCATTTAGGCAGAGGGGGTTCTATTGCAAACTCGAACTCAAGAATACACAAGTCTAGAGACGGAGATGCCTCATTGAAGAGGACTTACGATAACAAAAGAGGGGAATTGGAGAACAAACGCAGTGAAGGAATGGTGGCTGAGGAAGGCGGCAACAAAAGGCAGAAAGGTCCTAGAAAAGATGCAAAGAGCCGAGTTTCTCCGGCCGTGATGAAAAAGCCCAACTTGCAAGTTTCTGATCAGCGGAAAGGAAGAGAGGCTGGTGGTCGGAAGCTTATACCAAGCAGTACTGTGAGCAAGAAAGAAGGAAGAGATGCCGGCATGCCAAGAAAAAGGATGCCTCTTGATCAATTGGAACGATCTACAGAAGGTGATGGCGGTGAACGCAACAGGAAACGCAGGAAAAGAAGCGACCCAGTGGGGCGTGACGTCACGGATAAACTGGACATGCTGATTGAACAGTACAGATCCAAATTCACTGGAAGCAGTTCTACCCAATCTGATGGCAAAAAGCAGGGTTCCAAGAGTCTTAAAAGATGGTTTCAATCATAA
- the LOC131001790 gene encoding probable hexokinase-like 2 protein — protein MKREVAVAAAAATAAATVAGVALLVRQWRRRSHQQLSAQRILREFARRCATPSSKLWHVANELASDMEAELAPGDRSGNLGVPVSYLAGLPTGEEKGIFYGINLRGTDFVIVRAKLEGRNEPLSDVLRQEVEIPPHMLSSAESTPELCDLMALELAKFVSVHIESDSSKGARERILGFTVSLPLASSAIHSKWKRLSVDDAELVEEINRALKKHGVEMRVFAVLNETIGHLAGGRYYSKESVAAVSLGMGTDVAYIESLPQQIVKDSEVAETAINMQWGNFFSSHLPLTEYDASLDAESADPGCRIFEKLISGMYLGEIVRRVLLRMAEESALFGEAVPPKLSRPYSLRSPDMAAMHQDTSQDYEIVQAKLKEIFEIESSSPLVREIVTEICDVVAERGARLVGAGIVGIVKKMGRLANRKSVITIEGGLYEHYRIYRNYLHSSVWEMLGTDLSDNVIIDHSHGGSGAASIFLAASQTDHS, from the exons ATGAAGCGGGAGGTGGCGGTAGCAGCGGCTGCGGCGACAGCAGCCGCAACGGTGGCCGGAGTAGCTTTGCTGGTGAGGCAATGGAGGCGGCGCAGCCACCAGCAGTTGAGCGCGCAGCGCATCCTCCGCGAATTCGCAAGGCGGTGCGCGACGCCGTCGTCAAAGCTGTGGCACGTGGCGAATGAATTGGCGTCGGACATGGAAGCCGAGCTCGCTCCCGGCGACAGAAGCGGAAACCTAGGCGTCCCCGTTTCTTATCTCGCAGGCCTACCAACGGG GGAAGAGAAAGGAATATTTTATGGGATAAATCTGCGTGGGACTGATTTCGTGATAGTAAGAGCCAAACTTGAAGGCAGAAACGAACCACTGAGTGATGTATTGCGACAAGAGGTTGAAATTCCTCCTCATATGCTGTCTAGTGCTGAGTCTACCCCG GAATTATGTGATTTAATGGCGCTTGAGTTGGCGAAATTCGTATCGGTGCACATCGAGAGTGATAGCAGCAAGGGGGCAAGAGAAAGGATTTTGGGATTCACGGTGTCACTTCCGCTAGCATCTTCTGCCATTCATTCCAAATGGAAACGCCTATCCGTCGACGACGCA GAATTAGTAGAAGAAATAAACCGGGCGTTGAAGAAGCATGGCGTTGAGATGCGTGTTTTTGCAGTA CTGAATGAGACGATCGGGCATCTGGCTGGCGGAAGATATTACAGCAAAGAGAGTGTGGCAGCGGTGAGCCTGGGAATGGGGACAGACGTTGCTTACATCGAATCATTGCCTCAACAAATAGTCAAGGATTCTGAGGTTGCAGAAACGGCCATTAATATGCAGTGGGGTAATTTCTTCTCCTCCCATCTTCCTCTCACAGAGTATGATGCCTCCTTAGATGCCGAGAGCGCCGATCCAGGATGCCGG ATATTCGAGAAGCTTATTTCAGGCATGTATTTGGGAGAGATTGTGAGGAGAGTGCTGCTGAGGATGGCGGAGGAGTCGGCGCTGTTCGGAGAGGCAGTGCCGCCGAAGCTGAGCAGGCCTTACTCGCTGAGGTCGCCGGACATGGCGGCGATGCACCAGGACACGTCGCAGGATTACGAAATAGTGCAAGCGAAACTCAAGGAGATATTCGAGATCGAGAGCTCGAGCCCGTTGGTGAGGGAGATCGTGACGGAGATCTGCGACGTGGTGGCGGAGAGGGGGGCGAGGCTGGTGGGGGCGGGGATCGTGGGGATAGTGAAGAAGATGGGGAGATTGGCCAACAGGAAGAGCGTCATCACCATCGAAGGAGGGCTGTACGAGCACTACCGGATATACAGAAACTATCTGCACAGCAGCGTCTGGGAGATGCTCGGTACCGACCTCTCCGACAACGTCATCATCGACCACTCTCACGGCGGCTCCGGCGCTGCCTCCATCTTTTTAGCTGCCTCGCAGACCGACCATTCTTGA
- the LOC131001791 gene encoding uncharacterized protein LOC131001791 isoform X1, which produces MGKNKSMKGGGENQQSPSTIFVANLPFSLTNAQLEEAFSDVGPIRRCFMVMKKGSTEHRGFGYVQFAVVEDANRAIELKNGSTLGGRKIVAKLATHRAPLEQRRAKENQGLVSQPEEAVQTKDDKAAETAVAEKPDKTPSIKEKGEAREKRKRKDISTATPGEAKISEKQRVAKTVIFGSLLDNDMAEEVHRLAREIGTVCSVTYPLPEGELQHHGLAQDGCKMNASSVLYTSVKSARECVAALHQKEIQGRSVWARQLGGEGSKTQKWKLIVRNLPFKAKVAEIREMFGAVGFVWDVVIPKNPETGSSKGFAFVKFTSKQDAEKAIQNLNGKKFGKRPIAVDWAVSKKIYASGNDTATATGDGKEDDDGSSSESEDNDVEPLRKSEVDSDNSADESDSFDKDESKSEIDFEEEAEITKSVLQNIISSSSGNIADGDDSGLSKGNIDKSMPVESKSSDASDTTAATIMSVIEEKPKITKPQGEEELQRTIFISNLPFDITVEEVKQRFSAFGGVETFMLVLHPVTKRPRGTGFLKFTTTDAVSAALSAANTVAGLGILIKGRPVKVLKALDKKTANDKALEKAKKEDGDHRNVYLAKEGYIMEGMPAAVGVSASDMSKRKKLHEDKMSKLQSPNFRVSKTRLIVYNVPKTKNERDLKKLFMDAVISRATKQKPIIRQIKILKDSKDRKEGEKIRPRGVAFLEFTEHQHALVALRVLNNNPDIFGPEHRPIVEFALDNVQKLKLRAEKLQAQQLQGPHDARGNFRQNDHLGRGGSIANSNSRIHKSRDGDASLKRTYDNKRGELENKRSEGMVAEEGGNKRQKGPRKDAKSRVSPAVMKKPNLQVSDQRKGREAGGRKLIPSSTVSKKEGRDAGMPRKRMPLDQLERSTEGDGGERNRKRRKRSDPVGRDVTDKLDMLIEQYRSKFTGSSSTQSDGKKQGSKSLKRWFQS; this is translated from the exons ATGGGAAAAAACAAGAGCATGAAGGGTGGTGGTGAAAATCAGCAATCTCCTTCTACCATTTTCGTTGCGAATTTGCCATTTTCATTAACTAACGCTCAG TTGGAAGAAGCGTTCAGTGATGTCGGACCAATAAGACGATGCTTTATGGTTATGAAGAAGG GGTCCACTGAACATCGAGGATTTGGCTATGTTCAATT TGCTGTTGTTGAAGATGCTAATCGTGCCATTGAGCTGAAAAATGGTTCAACTCTTGGTGGTAGAAAGATTGTGGCTAAACTAGCTACACATCGTGCTCCTCTTGAGCAACGCCGAGCTAAAGAGAATCAAGGTCTTGTGA GTCAACCTGAGGAAGCTGTCCAAACAAAGGATGACAAAGCTGCTGAAACTGCAGTTGCAGAAAAACCGGATAAGACTCCAAGTATTAAAGAAAAAG GTGAGGCGagggagaaaagaaaaaggaaggaTATTTCAACTGCTACCCCCGGCGAAGCAAAAATATCTGAGAAACAAAG GGTTGCTAAGACTGTCATATTTGGTAGTCTCCTTGATAACGATATGGCCGAGGAAGTTCATCGTCTAGCAAGAGAGATTGGTACTGTATGCTCTGTCACTTACCCACTTCCAGAGGGAGAACTTCAACACCATG GGCTAGCTCAAGATGGATGCAAAATGAATGCCTCCTCTGTACTTTATACAAGTGTAAAATCAGCTCGTGAGTGTGTAGCAGCACTACATCAGAAAGAGATACAAGGGAGATCTGTTTGGGCACGCCAACTTGGTGGAGAG GGCTCTAAAACTCAGAAGTGGAAGCTTATTGTGAGAAATCTTCCATTCAAG GCTAAAGTAGCTGAGATAAGAGAGATGTTTGGTGCTGTAGGATTTGTATGGGATGTAGTTATTCCTAAAAATCCTGAGACTGG GTCATCCAAAGGATTCGCATTTGTTAAATTCACATCAAAGCAAGATGCAGAAAAA GCCATCCAAAACTTAAATGGGAAAAAATTTGGTAAAAGACCAATTGCTGTTGATTGGGCTGTTTCAAAAAAGATCTATGCTTCTGGCAATGATACTGCTACCGCCACAGGAGATG GGAAAGAGGACGATGACGGAAGCAGTAGCGAATCAGAGGACAATGATGTAGAACCATTGAGAAAATCAGAAGTGGATAGTGATAATTCTGCTGATGAGTCCGATTCCTTTGACAAGGATGAGAGTAAAAGTGAAATTGATTTCGAAGAAGAGGCAGAGATTACAAAAAGTGTACTTCAGAACATTATTTCTTCATCTTCTGGAAATATTGCTGATGGTGATGATTCAGGACTGTCAAAAGGAAACATTGATAAATCCATGCCAGTCGAGAGTAAGTCATCTGATGCTTCGGACACCACGGCTGCCACCATCATGAGTGTTATTGAAGAAAAACCTAAAATAACTAAGCCTCAAGGAGAAGAAGAGTTACAGAGAACAATTTTCATTAGCAATCTTCCTTTTGATATCACTGTCGAAGAAGTGAAACAACGTTTTTCTGCATTTGGTGGAGTGGAGACTTTTATGTTAGTTCTTCATCCAGTAACGAA GCGCCCAAGAGGAACTGGATTTCTCAAGTTTACAACAACAGATGCAGTCAGTGCTGCACTATCAGCAGCCAACACAGTAGCTGGTCTGGGGATCTTAATAAAAGGCCGACCAGTAAAAGTGCTGAAGGCTCTGGACAAAAAAACAGCTAATGATAAGGCACTGGAAAAGGCCAAGAAAGAGGATGGTGACCACCGCAATGTATACCTGGCTAAG GAGGGTTATATAATGGAAGGAATGCCTGCTGCAGTAGGAGTTTCAGCCAGTGATATGTCAAAAAGGAAGAA GTTGCACGAAGATAAGATGTCTAAGCTTCAATCTCCAAACTTCCGTGTATCAAAGACAAGGCTTATCGTATACAATGTGCCAAAGACTAAGAATGAAAGAGATTTGAAAAAGCTTTTTATGGATGCAGTAATTTCTCGTGCAACAAAGCAAAAGCCCATCATTCGACAG ATAAAGATCTTGAAGGATTCAAAAGACCGAAAAGAAGGTGAAAAAATTCGCCCACGTGGAGTGGCTTTCTTAGAGTTCACAGAGCATCAACATGCACTCGTGGCCCTGAGAGTTCTTAATAATAACCCTG ATATCTTCGGTCCTGAACATCGCCCCATTGTGGAGTTTGCACTAGATAACGTGCAGAAGCTGAAGCTTCGGGCAGAAAAGCTTCAAGCACAGCAACTGCAGGGTCCACACGATGCTAGAGGGAATTTTCGGCAAAATGATCATTTAGGCAGAGGGGGTTCTATTGCAAACTCGAACTCAAGAATACACAAGTCTAGAGACGGAGATGCCTCATTGAAGAGGACTTACGATAACAAAAGAGGGGAATTGGAGAACAAACGCAGTGAAGGAATGGTGGCTGAGGAAGGCGGCAACAAAAGGCAGAAAGGTCCTAGAAAAGATGCAAAGAGCCGAGTTTCTCCGGCCGTGATGAAAAAGCCCAACTTGCAAGTTTCTGATCAGCGGAAAGGAAGAGAGGCTGGTGGTCGGAAGCTTATACCAAGCAGTACTGTGAGCAAGAAAGAAGGAAGAGATGCCGGCATGCCAAGAAAAAGGATGCCTCTTGATCAATTGGAACGATCTACAGAAGGTGATGGCGGTGAACGCAACAGGAAACGCAGGAAAAGAAGCGACCCAGTGGGGCGTGACGTCACGGATAAACTGGACATGCTGATTGAACAGTACAGATCCAAATTCACTGGAAGCAGTTCTACCCAATCTGATGGCAAAAAGCAGGGTTCCAAGAGTCTTAAAAGATGGTTTCAATCATAA